In Pseudomonas saudiphocaensis, one DNA window encodes the following:
- the prpB gene encoding methylisocitrate lyase translates to MTLPSAGQRFRDAVASEHPLQVVGAINANHALLAKRAGFKAIYLSGGGVAAGSLGLPDLGITNLDDVLTDVRRITDVCDLPLLVDVDTGFGSSAFNVARTVKSMIKFGAAAIHIEDQVGAKRCGHRPNKEIVSQQEMVDRIKAAVDARTDDSFVIMARTDALAVEGLNAALDRAAACVEAGADMVFPEAITELAMYKTFADLVKAPILANITEFGATPLYTTEELASVDVSLVLYPLSAFRAMNKAAENVYTALRRDGTQKNVIDTMQTRMELYDRINYHAFEQSLDALFAQKKS, encoded by the coding sequence ATGACTCTTCCATCTGCCGGTCAGCGTTTCCGCGACGCCGTGGCCAGTGAACACCCGCTGCAGGTCGTCGGCGCCATCAACGCCAACCATGCACTGCTGGCCAAGCGTGCCGGCTTCAAGGCTATCTATCTGTCCGGCGGCGGTGTTGCGGCTGGCTCGTTGGGCTTGCCGGATCTCGGTATCACCAACCTGGACGACGTATTGACCGACGTACGTCGCATCACCGATGTCTGCGATCTGCCGTTGCTGGTGGACGTGGACACCGGTTTCGGCAGCTCGGCATTCAACGTGGCGCGTACCGTCAAGTCGATGATCAAGTTTGGCGCCGCGGCGATTCACATTGAGGACCAGGTCGGCGCCAAGCGCTGCGGTCATCGCCCGAACAAGGAAATCGTCTCCCAGCAGGAGATGGTCGACCGCATCAAGGCTGCGGTTGACGCGCGTACCGATGACAGTTTCGTGATCATGGCGCGTACCGATGCATTGGCCGTCGAAGGTCTGAACGCTGCGCTGGACCGTGCCGCCGCCTGTGTCGAGGCCGGCGCCGATATGGTCTTCCCGGAAGCCATCACCGAACTGGCCATGTACAAGACCTTCGCCGACCTGGTGAAAGCGCCGATTCTGGCCAATATCACCGAGTTCGGTGCTACACCCTTGTATACCACTGAAGAACTGGCTTCGGTCGATGTGTCGCTGGTGCTGTATCCGCTGTCGGCGTTCCGCGCGATGAACAAGGCCGCCGAGAACGTCTACACCGCGTTGCGTCGCGACGGCACCCAGAAGAACGTGATCGACACCATGCAAACTCGTATGGAGCTGTACGACCGCATCAACTATCACGCTTTCGAGCAGAGCCTCGATGCGTTGTTTGCGCAAAAGAAAAGCTAA
- a CDS encoding GntR family transcriptional regulator, which produces MLDTVEIPTVIQHADSGTLSEHVFRSIQAAIVRGEIAPGSKISEPELARTYGISRGPLREAIHRLEGQKLLVRIPHVGARVVSLSHAELIELYEIRESLEGMACRLAAERMSDSEIDELRRVLGTHERDEAFQAGVGYYQQEGDFDFHYRIIQGSGNRTLAKLLCDELYQLVRMYRIQFSTTPNRPHQAFAEHHRILDAIADRDGELAELLMRRHIAASKRNVERHFKSALENTPSKRGNA; this is translated from the coding sequence ATGCTCGATACAGTGGAAATCCCGACAGTCATACAGCATGCAGACAGCGGTACGTTGTCCGAGCATGTGTTCCGCTCGATCCAGGCGGCCATCGTTCGTGGCGAAATTGCACCGGGCAGCAAGATTTCCGAACCAGAGCTGGCGCGCACCTATGGCATTAGCCGTGGGCCACTGCGTGAAGCTATTCATCGCCTCGAAGGCCAGAAACTTTTGGTGCGCATCCCCCATGTCGGCGCCCGCGTGGTTTCTCTCAGTCATGCTGAGCTGATCGAGCTCTATGAGATCCGCGAGTCGCTGGAAGGCATGGCCTGCCGGTTGGCTGCTGAGCGCATGAGCGACAGCGAGATCGACGAGTTGCGTCGTGTATTGGGTACTCACGAGCGCGACGAGGCATTTCAGGCGGGAGTTGGCTATTACCAACAGGAAGGTGACTTCGACTTCCACTACCGGATTATCCAGGGCAGCGGAAATCGTACTCTGGCCAAACTGTTGTGCGACGAGCTCTATCAGCTGGTGCGCATGTACCGCATTCAGTTCTCCACCACACCGAACCGGCCACATCAGGCCTTTGCCGAGCATCACCGTATTCTCGACGCCATTGCCGATCGCGATGGCGAATTGGCGGAGCTGCTGATGCGCCGTCATATCGCAGCTTCAAAACGCAATGTGGAGCGCCACTTCAAGAGCGCTCTCGAAAACACACCATCCAAAAGGGGCAATGCATGA
- a CDS encoding ATP-dependent zinc protease, whose product MRVKAYSLLLCACFLPAIGQAADKTIYGLNEHVALLDFDLNVPAKLDTGAQTASLSASDITRFKRDGESWVRFYLAIDSAHSHPIERPLARISKIKRRAGDFDPEEDKTYTARPVIELDVCMGKAKRTIEVNLTDRTAFQYPLLIGSDALTRFGALVDPSLTYVAGKPGCLTESDADE is encoded by the coding sequence ATGAGAGTCAAAGCCTACTCCCTGCTGCTCTGCGCATGCTTCTTGCCCGCGATTGGCCAGGCCGCCGACAAGACCATTTATGGACTGAACGAGCACGTGGCACTGCTGGACTTCGATCTGAACGTGCCCGCCAAGCTCGATACCGGCGCCCAGACGGCCTCACTTAGCGCCAGCGACATCACCCGCTTCAAGCGCGACGGCGAGTCCTGGGTACGCTTCTATCTGGCTATCGACAGTGCACACAGCCACCCCATCGAACGCCCTCTGGCCCGCATCAGCAAGATCAAGCGACGCGCCGGAGACTTCGATCCGGAAGAAGACAAGACTTACACCGCACGCCCCGTCATCGAGCTTGACGTGTGCATGGGCAAGGCAAAGCGCACCATCGAAGTGAACCTCACGGACCGTACCGCTTTCCAATACCCACTTCTAATTGGTTCCGATGCGCTGACCCGCTTCGGTGCGCTGGTCGATCCAAGCCTAACCTACGTCGCCGGCAAGCCCGGCTGCCTCACCGAATCCGACGCTGACGAGTAA
- a CDS encoding inactive transglutaminase family protein translates to MRALTLHLKVLIFLLVTLGIAITAYQIFVLGIPMTEDETDDLWNIDAKVEFQANPREPVKLQMFVPPLNQEFVSLNESFISNNYGVSINRVDGNRRVTWSARRVTGKQTLYYRLVLTKRYSGEQTKANGPIFRDSIPVEGAEKIAAEALLSPIRQHSADVETFISEAIKRVNNANDDNVKLLLGGDSSTANKARVIDLLLSIAHVPMERVHTVRLLSDVAQTPELWLRSFNGDRWLYFNPETGEQGLPSDRLVWWTGDEPLVSLEGGRNPQVTFTLNSSEMNAIRLAKLTDENTDADFLEYSLYGLPLQTQQTYQIMIMIPIGVLVILILRNLGGLQTLGTFTPVLIALAFRETQIGFGIILFTVITALGLSLRSYLEHLKLQMLPRLSVVLTFVVVLIAVISLFSHKLGLERGLSVSLFPMVILTMTIERLSITWEERGGGHAFKVAVGTLIAASLSFMLMNIPELTYFIFTFPAVLLIMVGFMLAMGRYRGYRLTELFRFKAFLKD, encoded by the coding sequence ATGCGCGCGCTAACCCTGCACCTGAAAGTTCTGATCTTCCTGCTTGTCACGCTGGGCATTGCCATAACGGCCTACCAGATCTTCGTCCTCGGAATCCCAATGACCGAAGACGAAACCGATGATCTGTGGAATATCGACGCCAAGGTCGAGTTCCAGGCCAACCCGCGCGAACCGGTCAAGCTGCAGATGTTTGTGCCGCCGCTGAATCAGGAATTCGTCAGCCTCAACGAAAGCTTCATTTCCAACAACTATGGCGTCAGCATCAACCGTGTCGACGGGAACCGCCGTGTCACATGGTCGGCGCGCCGCGTCACCGGCAAGCAGACGCTTTACTACCGCCTGGTACTGACCAAGCGCTACAGCGGTGAACAGACCAAGGCCAACGGGCCAATTTTCCGCGACAGCATCCCGGTCGAAGGCGCCGAGAAGATCGCGGCTGAAGCCCTGCTCTCACCGATCCGCCAGCACTCGGCCGACGTCGAAACATTCATCAGCGAAGCCATCAAGCGCGTCAATAACGCCAACGATGACAACGTGAAACTTTTGCTCGGCGGTGATTCGTCTACGGCCAACAAGGCTCGAGTGATCGACCTTCTGCTGTCCATCGCCCATGTACCCATGGAGCGCGTGCATACGGTGCGGCTGCTGTCCGACGTGGCGCAGACGCCTGAGCTCTGGCTGCGCAGCTTCAACGGTGACCGCTGGCTGTACTTCAACCCCGAAACCGGCGAACAAGGTCTGCCGAGCGACCGCCTGGTCTGGTGGACCGGCGACGAGCCGCTGGTAAGTCTTGAAGGCGGCCGCAATCCGCAGGTGACCTTCACCCTCAACAGCAGCGAAATGAACGCCATTCGCCTGGCCAAGCTGACCGACGAAAACACCGACGCGGACTTCCTGGAGTACTCGCTGTACGGCCTGCCGCTGCAGACCCAGCAGACCTACCAGATCATGATCATGATCCCCATCGGCGTGCTGGTGATCCTGATCCTGCGCAACCTCGGCGGTCTGCAGACCCTCGGTACCTTTACCCCGGTTCTGATCGCTCTGGCTTTCCGAGAAACCCAGATCGGCTTCGGCATCATTCTCTTCACCGTGATCACCGCACTGGGCCTGTCGCTGCGCTCATATCTGGAGCACCTCAAACTGCAGATGCTGCCGCGGCTTTCTGTAGTTCTGACCTTTGTAGTGGTGCTTATCGCGGTAATCAGCCTGTTCAGCCACAAGCTGGGCCTGGAGCGTGGTCTGTCGGTGTCGCTTTTCCCGATGGTGATTCTGACCATGACCATCGAGCGCCTGTCCATCACCTGGGAAGAACGTGGTGGCGGCCATGCATTCAAGGTGGCAGTCGGCACCCTGATCGCAGCCAGCCTGTCGTTCATGCTGATGAACATCCCTGAACTGACCTACTTCATCTTCACCTTCCCGGCGGTGTTGCTGATCATGGTGGGCTTCATGCTGGCGATGGGTCGCTACCGCGGCTATCGCCTGACCGAGCTGTTCCGTTTCAAAGCCTTTTTGAAGGATTGA
- a CDS encoding alpha-L-glutamate ligase-like protein: MFGLIKTWKALEAKGIMGINRRNADYVLKYNKRHLYPIVDDKIITKERAIAAGIDVPEMYGIIETEKDIEKLKDIVKDHEDFVVKPAQGAGGDGILVIADRFEGRYRTVSGKIITHDELEHQISNILTGLYSLGGHRDRALIEYRVTPDPIFKSISYEGVPDIRIIVLMGYPVMAMLRLPTRQSGGKANLHQGAIGVGVDLATGVTLRGTWLNNKISKHPDTTNAVDGVQLPNWDGFMKLAAGCYELCGLGYIGVDMVLDVDKGPLILELNARPGLNIQIANDCGLTHRAHAVETRLDELKAKGISETAEERVKFAQELFGHVPPHA, from the coding sequence ATGTTCGGTCTGATCAAGACGTGGAAGGCGCTGGAAGCCAAAGGGATCATGGGCATCAACCGCCGCAACGCGGACTACGTGCTCAAGTACAACAAGCGGCACCTGTATCCGATCGTCGATGACAAGATCATCACTAAGGAACGCGCCATCGCGGCCGGCATCGACGTGCCGGAAATGTACGGGATTATCGAAACCGAAAAGGATATCGAGAAGCTCAAGGACATCGTCAAGGACCATGAGGACTTCGTCGTCAAGCCGGCCCAGGGCGCCGGCGGCGACGGCATTCTGGTGATCGCGGACCGTTTCGAAGGTCGCTATCGCACGGTTTCCGGCAAGATCATCACCCACGACGAACTGGAGCATCAGATCTCCAATATCCTCACCGGCCTTTACTCGCTGGGCGGGCACCGTGATCGCGCACTGATCGAGTACCGCGTAACCCCTGACCCGATCTTCAAGAGCATCAGCTATGAAGGCGTGCCGGATATTCGCATCATCGTGTTGATGGGCTATCCGGTGATGGCCATGCTGCGCCTGCCGACACGTCAGTCGGGCGGCAAAGCCAACCTGCACCAGGGCGCTATCGGTGTGGGCGTAGACCTGGCCACCGGCGTGACCTTGCGTGGCACCTGGCTGAACAACAAGATTTCCAAGCACCCCGACACTACCAACGCGGTGGATGGCGTTCAGCTGCCCAACTGGGACGGCTTCATGAAGCTCGCCGCCGGCTGCTACGAGCTGTGTGGCCTGGGTTACATCGGCGTCGATATGGTGCTGGACGTGGACAAGGGTCCTCTGATTCTCGAGCTCAACGCCCGCCCCGGCCTGAACATCCAGATCGCCAATGACTGCGGCCTGACCCACCGGGCACATGCAGTGGAAACCCGTCTGGATGAGCTGAAGGCGAAAGGCATCTCGGAAACCGCCGAGGAGCGAGTAAAGTTCGCCCAAGAGCTGTTCGGACACGTGCCGCCCCACGCCTGA
- the pabB gene encoding aminodeoxychorismate synthase component I, translated as MSTCTLHPLPYRADPAYWFERIRHAPGAVLLDSGRPQAERGRYDLLSAWPQQLLQPATDDSAESYFQRLREALQQLGPAVAPEGCELPFVGGLIGLFSYDFGRLLENMPEQARPDIDLPLARFGLYPWALITDHQKRSSQLVFHPALTMSERERLVRLFYSPLSSTETSAPFTLLAPFAADLHKDDYRQAIERIQRYIQAGDCYQVNFAQRFRTAYAGDPWTAYQALRAACPTPYAGFIALEHGAVLSQSPERFLRLHQGSVETRPIKGTRPRGQDPHSDAAQAQGLLESKKDRAENLMIVDLLRNDLGRSCRIGSVQVPELFALESYPNVHHLVSCVSGQLADDKDAFDLLAGSFPGGSITGAPKIRAMQIIDELEPTRRTIYCGSLLYIDVRGEMDSSIAIRTLLAQSGQISCWGGGGIVADSEWHAEYQESIDKVKVLLETLEGLKP; from the coding sequence ATGTCCACCTGTACGCTACACCCTCTACCCTATCGAGCCGACCCTGCGTACTGGTTCGAACGCATTCGCCACGCGCCCGGCGCGGTTCTGCTGGATTCCGGGCGCCCGCAGGCCGAGCGCGGGCGCTACGACCTCTTGAGCGCCTGGCCGCAGCAGCTGCTCCAGCCCGCCACAGATGATTCCGCTGAGAGTTACTTCCAACGTTTGCGCGAGGCATTGCAGCAACTTGGCCCGGCCGTCGCGCCCGAAGGCTGTGAGCTGCCCTTTGTGGGTGGCCTGATCGGCTTGTTCAGCTATGATTTCGGCAGGCTGCTGGAAAACATGCCCGAGCAAGCCCGACCAGACATCGACTTGCCCCTTGCGCGTTTTGGCCTTTATCCCTGGGCGCTTATCACCGACCATCAAAAGCGCAGCAGCCAGCTGGTCTTCCATCCTGCGCTGACTATGAGTGAGCGCGAGCGTCTGGTCAGACTGTTCTACTCGCCTCTCTCAAGCACAGAGACCTCTGCTCCCTTTACCCTGCTCGCTCCTTTTGCAGCCGACTTGCACAAGGACGACTACCGCCAGGCGATCGAGCGCATCCAGCGGTACATTCAGGCCGGCGACTGCTATCAGGTGAACTTCGCACAGCGCTTTCGCACAGCCTACGCAGGCGATCCATGGACCGCTTATCAGGCCCTGCGAGCCGCCTGCCCGACGCCTTATGCCGGCTTTATCGCCCTTGAGCATGGCGCCGTACTCAGCCAGTCACCAGAGCGCTTTCTGCGCCTGCATCAGGGTTCGGTAGAAACGCGTCCGATCAAAGGTACGCGCCCCCGCGGACAAGACCCACACAGCGACGCCGCGCAGGCCCAGGGGTTACTGGAGAGCAAAAAGGACCGCGCCGAAAACCTGATGATCGTCGATCTGCTGCGCAACGACCTGGGCCGCAGTTGCCGGATCGGCAGCGTGCAAGTGCCAGAGCTTTTCGCACTGGAAAGCTACCCCAACGTGCACCACCTGGTCAGTTGTGTCAGCGGGCAGCTGGCCGATGACAAGGACGCTTTCGATCTACTGGCCGGCAGCTTTCCCGGCGGATCGATTACTGGAGCGCCCAAAATCCGGGCCATGCAGATCATCGACGAGCTGGAACCTACGCGCCGCACCATCTACTGCGGCTCGCTGCTATACATCGATGTGCGCGGGGAGATGGACAGCTCCATCGCCATCCGCACCCTGCTCGCCCAAAGCGGGCAAATCAGTTGCTGGGGCGGTGGCGGCATTGTCGCCGACTCCGAATGGCACGCGGAGTACCAGGAATCGATCGACAAGGTGAAAGTGCTGCTGGAAACGCTGGAAGGCTTGAAGCCGTAG
- the thrH gene encoding bifunctional phosphoserine phosphatase/homoserine phosphotransferase ThrH, which translates to MEIACLDLEGVLVPEIWIAFAEATGIESLRATTRDIPDYDVLMKQRLRILDEHGLKLADIQKVIATLKPLDGAVEFVDWLRERFQVVILSDTFYEFSQPLMRQLGFPTLLCHRLITDENDRVVDYQLRQKDPKRQSVLALKSLYYRVIAAGDSYNDTTMLSEANAGILFHAPDNVIAEFPQFPAVHTFEELKQEFIKASNRKLTL; encoded by the coding sequence GTGGAAATAGCCTGTCTCGACCTGGAAGGTGTGCTGGTTCCGGAAATCTGGATTGCCTTCGCCGAAGCCACCGGAATCGAATCGCTGCGGGCGACCACGCGGGACATTCCCGACTATGACGTGCTGATGAAGCAGCGCCTGCGCATTCTGGATGAACATGGTCTGAAGCTGGCGGACATCCAGAAGGTTATCGCCACGCTGAAGCCCCTGGACGGTGCGGTGGAGTTCGTCGACTGGCTGCGAGAGCGCTTCCAGGTGGTAATCCTCTCGGACACCTTCTACGAGTTCTCCCAGCCGCTGATGCGCCAGCTGGGCTTCCCCACGCTGCTGTGCCACCGCCTGATTACCGACGAAAATGATCGAGTGGTGGATTATCAGCTGCGCCAGAAGGATCCCAAGCGCCAGTCAGTACTGGCGCTCAAGAGTCTTTACTACCGTGTGATCGCGGCCGGTGACTCGTACAACGACACCACCATGCTCAGTGAGGCCAACGCCGGCATCCTCTTCCACGCGCCAGACAATGTCATCGCCGAATTCCCGCAATTCCCGGCGGTGCATACATTCGAGGAGCTGAAGCAGGAATTCATCAAGGCCTCGAATCGCAAGCTGACGCTTTAA
- a CDS encoding phosphoadenylyl-sulfate reductase, producing the protein MSPTIDVTTLAEAYAGKSPQDILKLAFDLFGDDLWISFSGAEDVVLLDMAWKLNKNVRVFTLDTGRLHSETYRFIEQVRDHYKIPIQIMTPDPKLLEPLVNEKGLFSFYRDGHGECCGIRKIEPLRRKLATVRAWATGQRRDQSPGTRSQVAVLEIDNAFSTPDNTLYKFNPLAQMTSEEVWTYIRMLEIPFNSLHERGFISIGCEPCTRPVLPNQHEREGRWWWEEATQKECGLHAGNLIAKD; encoded by the coding sequence ATGAGCCCGACCATTGACGTCACCACGTTGGCTGAAGCCTACGCTGGCAAATCCCCGCAAGACATCCTCAAGCTTGCTTTCGACCTGTTTGGCGATGACCTGTGGATTTCCTTCAGCGGCGCCGAAGATGTCGTACTGCTGGACATGGCCTGGAAGCTGAACAAGAACGTCCGCGTTTTCACCCTCGATACCGGCCGCCTCCACAGCGAAACCTACCGATTTATCGAGCAGGTGCGCGATCACTACAAGATCCCAATCCAGATCATGACACCGGACCCGAAGCTGCTGGAGCCTCTGGTCAATGAGAAAGGCCTGTTCAGCTTCTATCGCGATGGTCATGGCGAGTGCTGTGGCATCCGCAAGATCGAACCGTTGCGCCGCAAACTGGCCACCGTGCGCGCCTGGGCCACTGGACAGCGCCGCGATCAGAGCCCGGGAACCCGCAGCCAGGTTGCGGTACTGGAAATCGACAACGCCTTTTCCACGCCGGACAACACGCTCTACAAGTTCAACCCACTGGCTCAGATGACCAGCGAAGAAGTCTGGACCTACATCCGCATGCTGGAGATTCCTTTCAACAGCCTGCATGAGCGCGGTTTTATCAGCATCGGTTGCGAACCCTGCACACGCCCCGTACTTCCCAACCAGCACGAACGCGAGGGTCGCTGGTGGTGGGAAGAGGCCACGCAGAAGGAATGCGGGTTACATGCTGGAAACCTGATTGCCAAGGATTAA
- the cysB gene encoding HTH-type transcriptional regulator CysB → MKLQQLRYIWEVAHHDLNVSATAQSLFTSQPGISKQIRLLEDELGVEVFARSGKHLTRVTPAGERIITTAGEILRKCESIKQIAQEFSNEKKGTLSIATTHTQARYALPKVISRFINQYPDVSLHMHQGTPLQIAEMAADGTVDFAIATEGLELFGDLVMMPCYRWNRCVVVPQGHPLAKLEKLTLQALAEHPIVTYVFGFTGRSKLDEAFSHQGLSPKVVFTAADADVIKTYVRLGLGVGIVAQMAVDPVLDPDLVVLDASELFESSVTRIGFRRGTFLRGFMCDFIEAFAPHLDREMLDKAVKCRNKLELEELFKDVELPTY, encoded by the coding sequence ATGAAGCTACAGCAACTGCGTTACATCTGGGAGGTGGCGCACCATGACCTCAATGTCTCAGCCACCGCGCAAAGCCTGTTCACATCACAACCCGGTATCAGCAAGCAGATCCGTCTGCTCGAAGATGAGCTGGGGGTCGAGGTTTTTGCCCGCAGTGGCAAGCATCTAACGCGTGTCACGCCTGCTGGTGAGAGGATCATCACCACCGCAGGTGAAATCCTTCGAAAATGCGAAAGCATCAAGCAGATTGCGCAGGAGTTCTCCAACGAGAAAAAGGGCACGCTGAGCATCGCCACTACTCACACCCAGGCGCGTTACGCCTTGCCGAAGGTTATCAGCCGGTTCATCAACCAGTACCCCGACGTTTCTCTGCATATGCATCAGGGTACGCCGCTGCAGATTGCCGAGATGGCAGCTGACGGCACCGTGGATTTCGCCATCGCCACCGAGGGGCTGGAGCTGTTCGGTGATCTTGTGATGATGCCGTGTTACCGCTGGAACCGCTGCGTAGTGGTGCCGCAGGGCCATCCGCTGGCGAAACTGGAGAAGCTGACCCTACAAGCGCTCGCCGAACACCCCATCGTCACTTACGTATTCGGCTTTACCGGTCGCTCCAAGCTCGATGAGGCCTTCAGCCACCAGGGACTGTCACCCAAGGTGGTGTTTACGGCGGCAGACGCCGACGTGATCAAGACCTATGTGCGGCTGGGGCTGGGTGTTGGCATTGTCGCGCAGATGGCGGTGGACCCTGTCCTCGATCCCGATCTGGTAGTGCTCGATGCCAGTGAGCTGTTTGAATCCAGCGTCACCCGAATCGGCTTCCGGCGCGGAACCTTCCTGCGTGGTTTCATGTGCGACTTCATCGAAGCGTTCGCGCCACACCTGGATCGGGAAATGCTCGACAAGGCTGTGAAGTGTCGTAACAAGCTTGAGCTGGAAGAGCTGTTCAAGGACGTCGAGCTGCCGACCTACTGA
- a CDS encoding 3-deoxy-7-phosphoheptulonate synthase has protein sequence MADLPIDDLNVASNETLITPQQLKQKLPLTASALKTVAEGRQVVRDILDGKDHRLFIVIGPCSIHDLKAAHEYAERLKVLADKVSDSLFLIMRVYFEKPRTTVGWKGLINDPYMDDSFKIEEGLHIGRKLLLDLAEMGLPTATEALDPISPQYLQDLISWAAIGARTTESQTHREMASGLSSAVGFKNGTDGSLTVAINALQSVSSPHRFLGINQAGGVSIVTTKGNAYGHVVLRGGNGKPNYDSVSVALCEQELSKGGIRHNIMVDCSHANSNKDPALQPLVMDNVANQILEGNNSIVGLMVESHLSWGNQSIPKNLADLKYGVSITDACIDWDTTEKAVLDMHAKLAEVLPKRARG, from the coding sequence ATGGCTGATTTACCGATCGATGACCTTAACGTTGCCTCCAACGAAACCCTGATCACACCGCAGCAGTTGAAGCAGAAACTTCCGCTCACTGCCTCTGCACTGAAGACCGTTGCCGAAGGGCGGCAGGTCGTACGTGACATTCTCGATGGCAAGGATCATCGCCTGTTCATCGTGATCGGCCCCTGCTCGATTCACGACCTCAAGGCAGCGCATGAATATGCCGAACGCCTCAAGGTTCTTGCCGACAAAGTGTCCGACAGCCTGTTCTTGATCATGCGGGTGTACTTTGAAAAGCCGCGCACCACTGTCGGCTGGAAAGGCCTGATCAACGATCCCTACATGGACGACTCGTTCAAGATCGAAGAAGGCCTGCACATCGGCCGCAAGCTGTTGCTCGATCTGGCCGAAATGGGTCTACCCACCGCCACCGAAGCCCTGGACCCGATCTCCCCGCAATACTTGCAGGACCTGATCAGCTGGGCAGCCATCGGCGCGCGCACTACCGAATCCCAGACCCACCGTGAAATGGCCTCAGGCCTGTCTTCGGCAGTGGGTTTCAAGAACGGTACGGACGGCAGCCTGACGGTCGCAATCAATGCCCTGCAATCGGTTTCCAGCCCGCATCGTTTCCTCGGCATCAACCAGGCCGGCGGCGTTTCCATCGTCACTACCAAGGGCAACGCCTACGGCCACGTGGTGCTGCGCGGCGGCAACGGCAAGCCCAACTATGATTCGGTCAGCGTTGCACTCTGCGAACAGGAACTGAGCAAAGGCGGCATCCGCCACAACATCATGGTCGACTGCAGCCATGCCAACTCCAACAAAGACCCGGCACTGCAGCCCCTGGTCATGGACAACGTTGCCAACCAGATTCTGGAAGGCAACAACTCCATCGTTGGACTAATGGTCGAAAGCCACCTGAGCTGGGGCAACCAGTCGATCCCCAAGAATCTGGCAGACTTGAAGTACGGCGTTTCCATCACCGACGCCTGCATCGATTGGGATACCACCGAAAAGGCCGTGCTCGATATGCATGCAAAGCTCGCCGAGGTACTACCTAAGCGTGCGCGAGGCTAA
- a CDS encoding GNAT family N-acetyltransferase: MSDTLTIHHDRAGHQFETTVDGHRAYLAYMDLGKQTLDIYRTFVPDSLRGRGIAAALTRHALEYAEHEGYTVIPSCSYVERYMERHAKRDNGAGSTQ, from the coding sequence ATGAGCGACACACTGACCATCCACCATGATCGGGCAGGCCACCAGTTCGAAACGACTGTGGATGGTCATCGTGCTTATCTGGCTTATATGGATCTGGGCAAACAAACCCTGGATATCTACCGAACCTTCGTCCCCGACTCGCTGCGCGGGCGGGGTATCGCCGCCGCTTTGACCCGGCACGCGCTGGAGTATGCCGAGCACGAGGGCTATACGGTGATTCCCTCTTGCTCATATGTGGAGCGCTATATGGAGCGTCACGCAAAGAGGGACAACGGTGCTGGTAGTACCCAGTAG
- a CDS encoding Lpp/OprI family alanine-zipper lipoprotein has translation MNNVLKLSALAFAAVLATGCSNSMTQEGEARLTATEDAAARAQARADEAYSKADEALQAAQKAQQTADEANERALRMLERASRK, from the coding sequence ATGAACAACGTTCTGAAACTTTCTGCTCTGGCTTTCGCTGCAGTTCTGGCTACTGGTTGCAGCAACAGCATGACTCAAGAAGGCGAAGCTCGTTTGACCGCCACCGAAGATGCAGCTGCCCGTGCTCAGGCTCGTGCCGACGAAGCGTACAGCAAGGCTGACGAAGCTCTGCAAGCCGCTCAGAAGGCTCAGCAGACTGCTGACGAAGCCAACGAGCGCGCACTGCGCATGCTGGAGCGCGCTAGCCGCAAGTGA